CGCAGATAATCAAAGCCAAACTCACTATTCGTGCCGTATGTTATATCTGCCTGATAGGCTTCCTTTCTCGAACATGGCACAAGTTTTGTTGTAAACTTCTCTTTATCGTCCCACTCGACTAAAAATGATTTATTCTGTTGCTGAATAACACCAACACTAAAACCCAAAAATAGATAAATTGGACCCATCCAAAGGGCGTCCCTTTTTGCTAAATAATCGTTAACCGTAACAAGATGAACGCCGCGTCTTGTCATTGCATTCAACACCAAAGGCAGGGTTGCAACAAGCGTTTTACCTTCACCTGTTTTCATTTCGGCAACCATGCCCTTATGAAGCACATAGCCACCTATAAGCTGAACATCGAAGTGTCTCATATTAAGTGTTCTTCTTGCTGTCTCTCTGGTTAAGGCAAAAGAGTCAACTAAAATAGCATCCAAGTCATTCTTTTTATGATACTGCTCTTCGAGTTTTTTTATCTCATCTTTTATCTGTTCATTACTTAAGGATTTTGCCCAGCTCTCTCTGTCGTTTATCTTGTTTACATACGGTTGAATCGACTTTAAAATCCTATCGTTCTGTGTTCCAAATATCTTTTTTAATACGCTTAGCATCTTTTCCCCTTCTTCTTGTTTTTTTCTGCTTAATATTAAAGGAGAGCAGAAGAAAAATCAAGACAAAGCAAAAAACAAATACAACTTGACAACAATAAACTTAATGTATAACATTTGCATATAATTTTAATTTAGGAGGTACATACCATGAAAAGATTGTGGTTAATTGTTTTGACACTGGTCGTTTTATTCATTGGTGCTCCTAAAAATGCATCTTCGAATCCGGTTAAATTAATTCCTACGGGATTTAAAACAAACGGTGACTTGATAATGCACTGGTATTGGCTAAGAAGAAGTGGTCATTATGCAGAGTGGCACTTTAAACTGCCGCAGAACAAGAAGATCATTGCAGCATGTTTTAGTACGCTCTCAACAAACGGTATAAACGGCGGTGCAGGATACAACTCCTCGTTGAAAATAATAACAATCTCAAACAACAGAGTAATTGCAAAGGGAAGATTGCTACTTAGAAATGCACATCCTTGTTTGAGAAGAGTTTTTAGAGGTTACTCACACGGTGTAGGATACAGAAGCTATGGTTGCAAACTAATTAAAGTTCCACCAACAGCAACAGATTTAGTAATAAAGGTTGAATATATGGGAAGGCATCATACGGCTGTAAATAAGGATTCTCTGATTCTTTATGTTAAATAGATGAGACCCTCCCTTTGATTTGCAACCCTTTCCCAACCAGCCCTCGGGCTGGTTTTTTTTATTTAAATTTGTATAATCTCAATCACTATGAACAGAAGGGCTTTACACAAGATAAAAAACATATTCAAAAATAGGTGCCTAACGGATAAGCTAAGCAGGGTTCAATACTCATACGATGCCACACAGAAGATGTACCTTCCCGATGTTGTCGTTATAGCAGAAAACACTCAAGAGATATCTCAATTAATGAAAATAGCCAACAGATACAAAATCCCTGTTGTAGCACGAGGGTGGGGAAGCGGCTTTACCGGTGGTGCTTTGAATATAGAAGGTGGAATATGTTTATCGCTTGAAAAGATGGATAAGGTGATAGAGCTTGACCTTGACAACATGATGGTCTGGGTTGAAACAGGTATGGTAAATTACGATTTGCAGGAGTATGTAAAACCGTATGGATTGTTCTTTCCACCTGACCCGTCAAGCTGGAAGTTTTCGACAATCGGCGGAAACATAGCAGAAAACGCAGGCGGGCCAAGGGCCGTTAAATACGGCGTTATGAAAGATTGGGTTAAAGGACTTGAGATAGTGCTTGCAGACGGCACAATCATGAAAACAGGCTCAAAGAACATAAAGGATGTTGCAGGTTATGATTTAACAAGCCTGATAGTGGGAAGCGAAGGGACATTAGCCATAATCACAAAGGCGCTTCTTAGGTTATTTCCCTTACCAGAGACAAAAAAAACAATGCAGATTGCCTTTGACAATATGAGCAAAGCTGCAGCATTTGTAAATAAAATACTTCTAAACGGTATTATCCCTGTTGCAATCGAGTTTGTTGATAAGGATGCGATAAAGACGGTTAAGGATGCAACGGGAGTTGATTTACCCGATGCAGATGCGATCCTGATAGTTGAAGTTGACGGAAGCAAAAATCAGGTTGAAGAAGATGCAGCCAAGATAGAAAGACTAACCAAAAACGAAAGCTCGGTAATGCTTTTTAGAATAGCAAAAGACGAAAAGGAAGCTGATGATATATGGTTTGCACGACGCTCTATATCGCCAACTCTAAAACGCATAGCAGACGGCAAATTAAACGAAGATATAGTTGTCCCGCGCTCAAAATTAGCCGAGATGATAAGCAAACTGCAGGAGATCTCAAAAAAATACGGCCTACCCATCGTCAATTTCGGTCATGCAGGTGACGGTAATATCCATGTGAATATCATGTATCACACAGACAACAAAGACGAGACAAAGCGGGCTTTTAAGGCTATGGATGATGTATTCAATGAGTGCATAAAACTTGGTGGTTCGATAACCGGAGAGCATGGAGTGGGTATAACAAAGCAGGACTATTTAGAAAAGCAGATAGGAAAAGAGCAGATTGAACTGCTAAGAAGAATTAAAAGGGCATTTGACCCAAACAATATAATAAATCCGCACAAGATGA
This genomic stretch from Hippea alviniae EP5-r harbors:
- a CDS encoding FAD-binding oxidoreductase, producing the protein MNRRALHKIKNIFKNRCLTDKLSRVQYSYDATQKMYLPDVVVIAENTQEISQLMKIANRYKIPVVARGWGSGFTGGALNIEGGICLSLEKMDKVIELDLDNMMVWVETGMVNYDLQEYVKPYGLFFPPDPSSWKFSTIGGNIAENAGGPRAVKYGVMKDWVKGLEIVLADGTIMKTGSKNIKDVAGYDLTSLIVGSEGTLAIITKALLRLFPLPETKKTMQIAFDNMSKAAAFVNKILLNGIIPVAIEFVDKDAIKTVKDATGVDLPDADAILIVEVDGSKNQVEEDAAKIERLTKNESSVMLFRIAKDEKEADDIWFARRSISPTLKRIADGKLNEDIVVPRSKLAEMISKLQEISKKYGLPIVNFGHAGDGNIHVNIMYHTDNKDETKRAFKAMDDVFNECIKLGGSITGEHGVGITKQDYLEKQIGKEQIELLRRIKRAFDPNNIINPHKMRL